One Mobula hypostoma chromosome 5, sMobHyp1.1, whole genome shotgun sequence DNA segment encodes these proteins:
- the LOC134346300 gene encoding solute carrier family 46 member 2-like isoform X2: MCEKLPSFLEIVVAFHQVAGAFFDTGLLMVAKERCNATAAGSRQTCISQFYMYNNIMLGLTPLLFTFILARLGDEKSRKITICVPLLGYLISRSLLVWVILFHLPLEVMFATALLNGLSGGFPSFWSGIMALASDTSSAKDRSVRLIRIELAYGLAGLMGSISSGHIFIHFTLSHYQGVVLAGCSCLCYLISLLYCLLGVKAPSRQTAAGEQVRSTPPLESYRVLGQAGRDHGSEAATRFQDERNRATNRHPSETSRLLDYTASAQGKRSCCTAVNFTVALLFASGVLYDLSVTGGVDIIPMFVLKDPLNWDAVWVGYGSAAGYTIFLTSFLGVKVLSRYLKDTSLIVIGIVSFSTGMLIMAFVKWTYLFFIDAVQLPKYARKQQEFCRCWKFKQHTSKLLMNATGQGLGLKRRLYLFLEMLPGLLRSPATLICVTQVRTIFAF, from the exons ATGTGTGAGAAGCTACCTTCCTTTCTAGAGATCGTGGTGGCTTTCCACCAGGTCGCGGGAGCTTTCTTTGACACTGGTCTGCTGATGGTTGCTAAAGAGCGCTGTAATGCCACGGCAGCCGGAAGTAGGCAAACTTGTATCTCTCAGTTTTACATGTACAACAACATTATGCTGGGACTCACCCCATTACTCTTCACCTTCATCTTAGCCAGGCTGGGAGATGAGAAATCCAGGAAGATCACCATCTGCGTGCCACTCCTGGGCTACCTGATCTCCAGGTCTCTGCTGGTCTGGGTGATCCTGTTTCATCTGCCCTTGGAGGTGATGTTTGCCACTGCACTGCTCAACGGCCTGAGTGGGGGTTTCCCTTCTTTCTGGTCAGGAATCATGGCCCTGGCCTCAGACACTTCCTCTGCCAAGGACAGGTCCGTCAGGCTCATTAGAATCGAGCTAGCCTATGGCTTGGCAGGGTTGATGGGAAGCATCTCATCTGGACACATCTTCATTCACTTCACCCTCTCCCATTACCAGGGGGTAGTATTGGCAGGCTGCAGCTGCCTCTGTTATTTGATAAGTTTGCTGTACTGCCTCCTGGGGGTGAAAGCGCCATCCAGACAAACGGCAGCTGGCGAGCAGGTTAGAAGCACGCCGCCTCTTGAAAGTTACAGAGTGCTGGGTCAGGCTGGGCGGGACCACGGCTCTGAAGCGGCGACTAGGTTCCAAGATGAGCGAAACAGAGCCACGAATAGACATCCAAGTGAAACCTCAAGGCTGCTGGATTACACTGCAAGCGCGCAAGGCAAACGGAGTTGTTGTACAGCAGTGAACTTCACAGTTGCTTTGCTCTTTGCAAGTGGGGTGTTATACGATCTGAGCGTGACAGGTGGAGTGGATATAATTCCCATGTTTGTATTGAAAGACCCATTGAACTGGGATGCTGTGTGGGTTGGCTATGGCTCTGCAGCAGGATACACCATCTTCCTGACCAGTTTCCTAGGAGTCAAAGTTCTTTCCAGATATCTGAAAGACACTTCCTTGATAGTGATTGGAATAGTATCATTTTCCACTGGGATGCTGATCATGGCTTTTGTGAAGTGGACTTACCTATTTTTCATTG atgctgtccaatTACCCAAGTAtgcacgcaaacaacaggaattctgcagatgctggaaattcaagcaacacacatcaaagttgctgatgaatgctACAGGccagggtctcggtctgaaacgtcgactgtacctcttcctagagatgctgcctggcctgctgcgttcaccagcaactttaatatgTGTTACCCAAGTACGCACTATTTTTGCATTTTGA